Within the Staphylococcus argenteus genome, the region TTGTACTTTTTGTTTTGCCATTAGTTGGTTTTATCCTCTACCTATTTTTTGGAAGAACCGTTTCTGCACGCAAATTGAATAAAAACAATGGTAACGTGTTAACAGATTTCGATGACCTTTTAAAACAACAAATAGAAAGCTTTGATAAAGGAAATTATGGTACTGATAATAAACAAGTTCAAAAACATCATGATTTGGTCCGTATGCTTTTAATGGATCAAGATGGATTTTTAACTGAAAATAATAAAATTGATCATTTCATTGATGGTAATGATTTATATGATCAAGTTATAGAGGATATTAAAAATGCTAAAGAATATATCCATTTAGAGTATTATACATTCGCTTTAGATGGCTTAGGTCAAAGAATTTTAAAAGCGTTAGAAGAAAAATTAAAACAAGGTTTAGAAGTAAAAATTTTATATGATGACGTTGGTTCAAAGAAAGTTAAGATGGCGAATTTCGATCACTTTAAATCATTAGGTGGCGAAGTTGAAGCATTTTTTGCGTCTAAACTACCACTATTAAATTTCCGTATGAACAATAGAAATCATAGAAAAATCATCGTTATAGATGGTCAATTAGGCTATGTCGGAGGATTTAATATTGGCGATGAATATTTAGGTTTAGGTAAATTGGGATATTGGAGAGATACGCATTTGCGAATTCAAGGTGATGCGGTCGACGCTTTACAATTACGTTTTATTTTAGATTGGAATTCTCAAGCGCACCGACCACAGTTTGAATATGATGAAAAGTATTTTCCTAAAAAGAATGAACCATTGGGCAATGCACCAATTCAGATAGCTGCAAGTGGTCCAGCTAGTGATTGGCATCAAATTGAATATGGTTATACAAAAATGATTATGAGCGCAAAGAAATCTGTATATTTACAATCACCATATTTCATTCCAGACAATTCTTATATTAATGCTATAAAGATTGCAGCTAAATCAGGTGTAGATGTACACTTAATGATTCCGTGTAAGCCAGATCATCCATTAGTATATTGGGCGACATATTCAAATGCATCAGATTTATTATCTAGTGGCGTGAAAATTTATACGTATGAAAATGGATTTATACATTCTAAAATGTGTTTGATAGATGATGAAATAGTTTCAGTCGGTACTGCTAATATGGACTTTAGAAGTTTTGAGTTGAATTTCGAAGTCAATGCTTTTGTATATGATGAGAAGCTTGCTAAAGATTTAAGAGCAGCTTATGAACATGATATTACAAAATCAAAACAGTTAACTAAAGAATCATATGCCAATAGACCACTGTCAGTTAAATTTAAAGAATCGTTAGCAAAATTAGTATCGCCAATTTTATAATTTATTTGTAAAGAGTCTCAATTATAGAGGCTCTTTTTATTTTGTTCTAAACATTTTAACAATAAATTTATTATGTAAACCTTCCAATGACATTTGTCATTTTAAATCTATGACAAGATATTCTATTTTAAATCAATTAACTTTACTAATCTTAAGTTAAGAAAAACATAGAGGTGATTAAATTGATTCATATTTCAAATATCAACAAGTCATATAATAAACGGAGTGTACTAAAAAATATTTCGTTTGATATTGAACAAGGTAAATGTATCGCTTTAATAGGAAAAAATGGTGCAGGAAAGTCAACCTTGATTGATATATTAATTGGTAAAGTTAAAGCTAATTCTGGTGAGATATTTGATAAAGACAAGTTATTACAAAGTGAAAATCGCAGTATAATGTTCCAAAAAACGATGTTCCCTGATCAATTAAAAGTAATTGAGATTATCAAATTATATCAATCATTTTACGAAAATCCATTGCCATTGGAAGAAATAATAAGACTAACGAAATTTGATTCTAATCAATTGAATCAATTTGCTAATAAACTTTCTGGAGGACAACAACGATTACTTGATTTTGTTTTATCCTTAATCGGACAACCACAATTAATCTTGTTAGATGAACCGACATCGACTATGGATATAGAGATTAGAGAGTATTTTTGGTCAATGATTGAAAATTTAAAAGAAGAAAATCGAACGATACTTTATACATCACACTATATTGAAGAAGTCGAACGCATGTCTGACAAAATTATTCTAATTGAAAATGGAGAAATAATACTTAATGATTTAACGTCACATATTAGAACAAATCAACAATCTCAGATTACGTTATCCGATGAATATAAAAGAAAATTAAAGTTAGATAAAAATGATTTAGTTATTCAAAAAAATCATAATGGCACAATAAAAATTATTACTTCAAATGTTAATGATACGATTTTATATCTTCAACAACTTCATATTAATTTGGATGATATTGAAATTCAAAAAGTATCTATTGTTGATTCATACTTTAACAATAATGAGAAAAGGGGTTTTACACATGATGCTAAGTTACTTGAAAATTGAATGTAAAGTTTTAATGCGTAAAAAAACAACAATAATATTATCTATTTTATTTCCCGTTATATTCTATATATTATTTACTTCGATATTGGATTTGCCAGAAGATGTTAAACCGAAATTTTATAAAGAATATATGTATAGTATGACAGTTTATAGTTTATTAAGTTTTAGTTTACTAACATTTCCATTAGACATTATTAATGAAAAACAAAATGGATGGCGTCAAAAATTAATGGTAACACCATTTACATTTACTAGTTATTATATTTCAAAAGTAGTAAAAACTATGATGCAATTTGGAATAGCGATAATAGTGATTTTTATGGTTGGGCATTTTTATAAAGGTGTTGCAATGAGTGCAGGTCAATGGTTAGAGTCAGGAATATTTTTATGGTTAGGTGCATCTCTATTAATAACTTTTGGCATATTATTTTCTTTATTAAATGATATTCAAAAAACAAGTGCTTTAGCTAATATCGTAACAATTGGATTAGCAGTATTAGGTGGATTGTGGTTTCCGATAAACACGTTTCCGAATTGGCTTCAGCATGTTGCACATGTTTTACCAAGTTATCATTTGCGTAAATTAGGTGTAGATATTGCATCGAATCATCATATCAATTTAATATCATTTGGTATAATAATTTTGTATGCTTTAGGAAGTATAATAGCAGTGTATTGTATTAGAAGTTTTAAAAAGGCGGAATAAAAAATGAAATTTTTAAAAGGTACTTCAATTGCTGAACTATCCTCTTTACTTTATCTGATTTTTCCTATTGCTGGTATTTTTTTCAATGAAATACATGGGCCAAAATGGTTGTATATCATACTAGTTAGTATTTTTTCAGTGTCGTATTTTATATTAGTTACACTAAATAATAGACTTAATCATTTAACACTTTACATATTATTAATGACACATTATGTCATTATTTGCTATTTTGTATTATTTATACATCCGATCTTAAGTCTGTTTTTCTTTTACAGTGCCTTTGCTATTCCCTTTACTTTTAAAAAGAGTGTTAAAAAAGTTTCATTGTACATGTTTATACTAACACTGATTATATGTTTAATAATTACTTTTTCTTTTTATAACGACTATTTTGTTTCAATAATGATTTATTATGTCGTTATATTATTAATAATGCTAGATAATTTCAAAAAAATGAAAAATCGTGAATATCAAAAAGAGATAGAAGAAAAAAATCGACATATTAATACATTAATAGCTGAACAAGAGCGACATAGAATAGGGCAAGACTTACATGATACGTTAGGACATGTGTTTGCAAGTTTATCATTAAAATCAGAGTTAGCTTATAAACTTATAGATTCGGATATAGAAAAAACAAAAGCTGAATTATTAGCAATTAATAAATTATCTCGTGAATCACTAAACAAAGTTCGAGAAATTATTGATGATATAAAATTGCCATCATTTATTGAAGAGATTGATAGTTTAGGTAAGGTTTTAAAAGATGCTGATATTGATTTTACGTTTGAAAATAAAGAATTGGCACAAGTATTGAGTCCTACCAAACAATCCATGTTAGTTATGATTGCACGTGAAGCGATAAATAATGTAATTAAACATGCGAATGCTTCAAAAGTTCATGGCAAATTACAAACAGTAAACAATCATAAATTGCAGCTAATGATTGAGGATGATGGCAAAGGTATTGATAGTGATTGCGAGGTAAAAAGTATTTCGCAGCGTGTACAACATTTAAACGGAACTTTAGCAGTCGACTCAACAAATGGAACTAAAATAATCATCGAAATCTCAACAGGAGGAATAGCATGATATCTATAATTATTGCAGAAGATCAAAATATGTTGCGACAGGCAATGGTTCAATTAATTAAACTACATGGCGATTTTGAAATTTTAGCTGATGTGGATAATGGACTCGATGCATATAGAGTTATTGAAAAATATAATCCTGACGTGGTTATTTTAGATATTGAAATGTCCGGTATGACAGGTCTCGAAGTTTTATCGGAAATTAGGAAAAAGCAATTAAATATTAAAGTGATTATTGTAACAACTTTTAAAAGGCCGGGATATTTTGAAAAAGCTGTTGCAAATGATGTAGATGCTTATGTTTTAAAAGAACGTTCTATAGAAGAATTGGTGGAAACCATTAATAAAGTAAATAGCGGTGAGAAAGAATACAGTGCTACGTTGATGACTTCATTTTTCAAAGATAAAAATCCTTTGACTCCAAAAGAGCAAATAGTATTAAGGGAAATTGGCAATGGTTTAAGTAGTAAAGAAATAAGCGGAAAATTGTTTTTGTCAGATGGAACAGTTAGGAATTATACATCAGTAATTATTGATAAGTTATATGCAGATAATCGTTTTGATGCTTGGAAAAAGGCGAATGAAAAAGGGTGGATATAAATTAAAATAATAGTATTGAGTGTCTTGATTTAATACTGGGAACGAACCAGAACAAAATCATACTCAATACTTTTATTTTGTTATTCACAAGTCATGCTAGTGAATTATTTGTTTCGTTTTTTAGAAAACGAGGCAATTAGATAAACAATAAATCCTACAAAGATACCCAATAAAATAGATAATACGGCAGTAACTATTAATGGTAATTTGAAAAATATTTGTAGGAAAATACCAATGATAATTGCAATAATTACTGCAATCAATGTGACTGTATTTTCATTTGAAATGTTCATTCATTTTCACTCCTTAACAAATATTATTATAGCATGCTATAGCGTTCTAAAATATTGAAATATATAGATATGACTATTGACGTTATTTATTAACTTTTATATGATTAATCGGAATGAAAAAATTAGAAGTAGGTGGCAAAATGAAGTCGAATAAATCGCTTACTATGATTGTGGTGGCCATCATTATTGTAGGTGTTTTGGCGTTCCAATTTATGAATCATACTGGTCCTTTTAAAAAAGGATCAAATCAAGAAAGTGTCCAAGATTTAAAAGGTAAAGAAAAAGTGCATGTTCAAAGAGTCGTCGATGGAGATACATTCATAGCGAATCAAAACGGCAAGGAAATTAAGGTTAGACTCATTGGAGTCGATACGCCTGAAACAGTTAAACCGAATACGCCTGTACAGCCATTTGGTAAGGAAGCATCAAATTATAGTAAGAAGACTTTAACGAATCAAGATGTTTATTTAGAATACGATAAAGAAAAGCAAGACCGCTATGGTAGAACATTGGCGTATGTATGGATAAGTAAAAATCGTATGTACAATAAGGAATTAGTGGAAAAGGGGCTTGCTAGAGAGAAGTATTTTTCACCAAATGGTAAATATAGGAATGTATTTATAGAGGCGCAAAACAAAGCTAAACAACAGAAATTAAATATTTGGAGTAGATAATTAAAGACGTATTGGTAGAAAAAATCGTCATATCTAAACGTGTTAGAAAGAAGGATTTTAACATATCATCCAATTTTTGATTTAATAATTTTGGTACTGAAAACAAACTATCATAGTTAATTGAACATAATAAAGGCATAATAATCATTGTACGTACTGAGTGTAATTGATTATTATGCCTTTTACTTTATTTAAAAATACTTGTAATTTGGTCCACTTGATCTTTATTGAGAGGGTGTTTTGAAAGCTCGATTGCTTCACTTATAATGCGTCGTAAAGACGATTTAGTGGAAACAGTATCAACGTACTTGTCTCGTTCCTCGGAACCTTGAATAATATTAACTGTGCCATCACTAAAATAAATGACGCCCGTACTTTGGACTTTAAAGTTAAAGTTTTGCTCTATATGATCTTTTAATGCTTTAGCATTATTCGCTGCTAATTGATACGGATCATAATCATAAAAGTCATAAACAACACGATTTGGTTGAACAGTTTCTGTAAATGTATAAATTGCGCTTCTTGATGAATTAAACTGATCGTGGTATTGCTGACTTATATAATGACCAACCACTTTTTCTATATTACTATTACTCATTTCTGTATCATGTTCATCTGGTACATCGAAGTGATAAAATGTTTTTTCACCCCAACTTTTAACGTCAACATTTATCAACCCGATATCTGAAACAATGATAAAATCAAAAGAACGTGCAAACTCGAAAAATGGATGTTTTGTCGCTAAATTGCTAGTCACGATAATATCGTAATATTTTAATTTTCCTTCTTCAAGATAACTATCTAAAATCTTACGTAATTCTCTTTTAGCATTTTTATAGGCATGATGTCCAACATCATTATTAGAACTAAGCATTTGGCTTCTTAGTTCAGCATTTTCAGCACTTAATGCTTTATTCTTTTTAATGAGTTGCTTTCTAGCGTAGACCTCGGTATCGATTTTACTGTTACTGTACCTTTGATTTAAAACTAAAATACCGGTTAATGCTACTATGATAATGATAAGTACAATATAAAAAGACATTTTTTCACCAATCCTTTTTGACTTCTTTAACTTTGTGTACAATAATAATTAATATAGATTAATTGTTATTCAATTTCCCACATTTTTATTAGTTGATTTTAGTTCACCATTGTTATAATCAAATTATAAACTGACAGAAATTGATGTTCAATGAATATGACGTGAAAGATTCGTGAATTCAACTTTATGACGAATTTA harbors:
- a CDS encoding ABC transporter permease; its protein translation is MMLSYLKIECKVLMRKKTTIILSILFPVIFYILFTSILDLPEDVKPKFYKEYMYSMTVYSLLSFSLLTFPLDIINEKQNGWRQKLMVTPFTFTSYYISKVVKTMMQFGIAIIVIFMVGHFYKGVAMSAGQWLESGIFLWLGASLLITFGILFSLLNDIQKTSALANIVTIGLAVLGGLWFPINTFPNWLQHVAHVLPSYHLRKLGVDIASNHHINLISFGIIILYALGSIIAVYCIRSFKKAE
- a CDS encoding sensor histidine kinase, which produces MKFLKGTSIAELSSLLYLIFPIAGIFFNEIHGPKWLYIILVSIFSVSYFILVTLNNRLNHLTLYILLMTHYVIICYFVLFIHPILSLFFFYSAFAIPFTFKKSVKKVSLYMFILTLIICLIITFSFYNDYFVSIMIYYVVILLIMLDNFKKMKNREYQKEIEEKNRHINTLIAEQERHRIGQDLHDTLGHVFASLSLKSELAYKLIDSDIEKTKAELLAINKLSRESLNKVREIIDDIKLPSFIEEIDSLGKVLKDADIDFTFENKELAQVLSPTKQSMLVMIAREAINNVIKHANASKVHGKLQTVNNHKLQLMIEDDGKGIDSDCEVKSISQRVQHLNGTLAVDSTNGTKIIIEISTGGIA
- the nucI gene encoding thermonuclease NucI, producing the protein MKSNKSLTMIVVAIIIVGVLAFQFMNHTGPFKKGSNQESVQDLKGKEKVHVQRVVDGDTFIANQNGKEIKVRLIGVDTPETVKPNTPVQPFGKEASNYSKKTLTNQDVYLEYDKEKQDRYGRTLAYVWISKNRMYNKELVEKGLAREKYFSPNGKYRNVFIEAQNKAKQQKLNIWSR
- a CDS encoding response regulator transcription factor, with protein sequence MISIIIAEDQNMLRQAMVQLIKLHGDFEILADVDNGLDAYRVIEKYNPDVVILDIEMSGMTGLEVLSEIRKKQLNIKVIIVTTFKRPGYFEKAVANDVDAYVLKERSIEELVETINKVNSGEKEYSATLMTSFFKDKNPLTPKEQIVLREIGNGLSSKEISGKLFLSDGTVRNYTSVIIDKLYADNRFDAWKKANEKGWI
- a CDS encoding ABC transporter ATP-binding protein, with protein sequence MIKLIHISNINKSYNKRSVLKNISFDIEQGKCIALIGKNGAGKSTLIDILIGKVKANSGEIFDKDKLLQSENRSIMFQKTMFPDQLKVIEIIKLYQSFYENPLPLEEIIRLTKFDSNQLNQFANKLSGGQQRLLDFVLSLIGQPQLILLDEPTSTMDIEIREYFWSMIENLKEENRTILYTSHYIEEVERMSDKIILIENGEIILNDLTSHIRTNQQSQITLSDEYKRKLKLDKNDLVIQKNHNGTIKIITSNVNDTILYLQQLHINLDDIEIQKVSIVDSYFNNNEKRGFTHDAKLLEN
- the cls gene encoding cardiolipin synthase; the protein is MQFTFSNDLGTLFTIILAIGFIINLVLAFIIIFLERNRRTASSTWAWLFVLFVLPLVGFILYLFFGRTVSARKLNKNNGNVLTDFDDLLKQQIESFDKGNYGTDNKQVQKHHDLVRMLLMDQDGFLTENNKIDHFIDGNDLYDQVIEDIKNAKEYIHLEYYTFALDGLGQRILKALEEKLKQGLEVKILYDDVGSKKVKMANFDHFKSLGGEVEAFFASKLPLLNFRMNNRNHRKIIVIDGQLGYVGGFNIGDEYLGLGKLGYWRDTHLRIQGDAVDALQLRFILDWNSQAHRPQFEYDEKYFPKKNEPLGNAPIQIAASGPASDWHQIEYGYTKMIMSAKKSVYLQSPYFIPDNSYINAIKIAAKSGVDVHLMIPCKPDHPLVYWATYSNASDLLSSGVKIYTYENGFIHSKMCLIDDEIVSVGTANMDFRSFELNFEVNAFVYDEKLAKDLRAAYEHDITKSKQLTKESYANRPLSVKFKESLAKLVSPIL